ACACCGCCCCAGCTCTCCGAGCCCAAGGCGCATCTGATCGGGCGCATCCTGCGCGACCATGGCCTCAGCCCCCAGCAGGCGGTCATGGTCGGGGACCGGGAGTTCGACGTGATCGGGGCCAAGGCCAACGGGATGGCCTGCGTCGGGGTGTTGTGGGGCTACGGCAGCCGCGAGGAACTCGCCTTTCATGGAGCCAGCCTGCTTTGCGAGAGTCCGCGGGAGCTGGTCGAGGCCGTGGCGGGCCTGGCTTGAGGCTTTTTTTCATCTAAGGCCGCCCAGGCTCACGCTTCTGGCCTATTGACCCTTAGACTGAGGGGCGTGTACGCCATCTCTCAGGCGCTGCGTGCGCTGCGCCATCACCTCACCAGCGCTCTCGCCACCTTCACCACCTCGCTGGTGTCGTTTACCTTGCTGTTTTTGCTAGGCCTGGTGTTGTGGAACCTGGGCAAGGTGGTCAGCTCCCTCGAGCGCGAGGTCGAGATCGCGGCCTTCCTCAAGCCGGATAGCGACGTCAACGCCCTGCGCGAGCAGATCGCCGCCTTCGACGAGGTGCTCGAGGTCAGGGTCGTGAGCAAGGAAGAGGCCCTAGCCCAGCTCCAGCTCTCCTACCCCTACCTCTCCCAAGCCCGCGAGCTCATCGAAAACCCCCTTCCCAATACCCTGCGGGTAGTGCTCAAAAACCCCAACCAAGTGCGCGCCGCCGCTCGCAAGATCGAGCGCCTGGAGGGCATCGAGAGCACGACCTATGGCGGTGAGATCACCGAGCAACTGCTGAAGGTGCTGGGTGGGGTGCGCATGGCGGCGCTAATTTTAATCGGCCTGCTGCTGTTAGACACCCTCTTCAGCGTGATGGGCACCATCCGGCTTTCCATCGAAAACCGCCGCGAGGAGCTGCGGGTGATGCAGCTCGTGGGGGCCACCCGCCGCTTCATTCAGGGACCTTTCGTGGTAGAGGGCCTGTTCCTGACCCTGCTGGCCTCGCTGGCGGCGCTGGGGCTGGGTCTGCTGGCCTACAGGTTCCTAGCCGCGGCCCTGCAACAACTGCTCCCTTTCTTACCGGTCCTGGGCACCAACGATCTGCTGCTGGCCGCTGGAGCACTGGTGCTGCTGGCGGTGATCCTAGGGGTAGGTGGGGCCTATCTGTCGAGCCGCGCTCACCTCAAGGAGAGCGACTTATGAAGTGCCGCGGCGTCCGGGGAATCTGGGGCCTGCCCCTCCTCGCGCTGTGCGCCCTGTCCTTCGCCAGCGTGTTCTCGCAAAGCCTCAGCGAGCTCGAGCGCCAGCGCCAGCAGACCCTGCAGCAACAAAAAGCCAACCAGCAGCGCATCGAGAAACTCAACCGCGAGCTGGCCAACCTCGACGCCCTCACCGCCCAGCGCCTGAGGGACCTGAGGTCCCTGGAGGGGCAGATCCAGCAGCTGGAGAAAGAGCGGGCCGATCTGGGACGACAGATCAACCTCCTGCAGCAGCAGG
The window above is part of the Calidithermus timidus DSM 17022 genome. Proteins encoded here:
- a CDS encoding cell division protein FtsX, which encodes MYAISQALRALRHHLTSALATFTTSLVSFTLLFLLGLVLWNLGKVVSSLEREVEIAAFLKPDSDVNALREQIAAFDEVLEVRVVSKEEALAQLQLSYPYLSQARELIENPLPNTLRVVLKNPNQVRAAARKIERLEGIESTTYGGEITEQLLKVLGGVRMAALILIGLLLLDTLFSVMGTIRLSIENRREELRVMQLVGATRRFIQGPFVVEGLFLTLLASLAALGLGLLAYRFLAAALQQLLPFLPVLGTNDLLLAAGALVLLAVILGVGGAYLSSRAHLKESDL